From Anaerolineae bacterium, a single genomic window includes:
- a CDS encoding adenosine-specific kinase, protein SHFIKTVEDIYEAMVNAVPMAKFGLAFCEASELCLVRYAGTDDELIELAKKNAYNLSAGHSFILFMKNLFPVNVLNSIKNVTEVCRIFCATANPVEVIIAETELGRGILGVIDGFSSKGIETEDDIRARKELLRQIGYKQ, encoded by the coding sequence TCTCATTTTATAAAAACTGTTGAGGATATATATGAGGCCATGGTCAATGCTGTTCCCATGGCAAAATTCGGTCTGGCATTCTGTGAAGCCTCTGAGTTATGTCTTGTGCGTTATGCAGGCACAGATGATGAACTTATCGAACTGGCAAAGAAGAATGCATACAACCTTTCAGCCGGTCACAGTTTTATCCTTTTCATGAAAAATCTATTTCCTGTAAATGTTTTGAATTCGATTAAAAATGTCACGGAAGTCTGTCGAATCTTTTGCGCAACCGCCAATCCGGTCGAGGTAATTATTGCAGAAACGGAACTTGGGCGGGGAATACTCGGTGTTATTGATGGGTTTAGCTCAAAAGGCATAGAAACAGAAGATGATATCCGTGCACGAAAAGAATTGCTGAGGCAAATCGGCTATAAGCAATAA
- a CDS encoding flagellar basal body rod C-terminal domain-containing protein, with the protein MPRIPASNIAVSSILALEKKLDVTANNIANVNTDEFKKSRAIFQTGDSTGVSVTITKIDTPGTIQPNGLESSNVFLEEEFVNLITTQHSNTANVQVIKTEAEMQEHLLDVFA; encoded by the coding sequence ATGCCACGGATTCCAGCTTCAAACATAGCCGTATCTTCCATCTTGGCTCTTGAAAAAAAACTTGATGTAACGGCCAATAATATCGCAAATGTAAACACGGATGAGTTCAAGAAGAGCCGGGCTATTTTTCAGACAGGAGATTCAACCGGTGTTTCTGTAACTATAACCAAGATAGATACACCCGGCACAATTCAGCCCAATGGGTTGGAATCCTCCAATGTGTTTCTTGAGGAAGAATTCGTCAACCTTATTACCACGCAACACTCCAATACAGCTAATGTTCAGGTTATAAAGACCGAAGCTGAGATGCAAGAGCATTTACTCGACGTTTTCGCTTGA
- a CDS encoding sigma 54-interacting transcriptional regulator translates to MNKELLNSDISIDRFKEISTWVSSVNNLDQLLELIVATATQMMNAKASSLLLLDQKTKKLYFKVATGEKKDDVKNFEIEMGQGIAGYVAEKGEPLLVPDVSKDPRWHKEISESIGFKTRSIACVPMKIKGETIGVVEIIDKIDGGRFREGDIKILAVFAELAALAIGNARKIELVTREVSDLKKQLAVKYQMVGDSKALRQVISDAHKIANSTISTLVLGESGTGKELLARLIHWAGPRKNKPMILLNCAALPETLLEDELFGHEKGAYTGAIGQKIGKFELADSGTIFLDEIGEMSPVMQAKLLQVLQEGVFYRVGGNKSIFVDVRVVSATNRNIVEAVSAGLFREDLYYRLNGVQIHMPSLRARKEDIPLLAQYFLDIFKQERGLPYLTISEKSMANMMEYDWPGNVRELRNAIERAVVMGNGKEILPEDLPILSSRLMDSGMRVGLTLEEAVNNFKKEFIALNLRHTKGNRSEAAKAIGIQRTYLSRLISKYNLQKVRQKGS, encoded by the coding sequence ATGAATAAAGAACTTTTAAATTCTGATATTTCAATAGATCGTTTTAAAGAAATATCTACATGGGTCTCATCTGTGAATAACCTGGATCAGCTGCTTGAGCTTATAGTAGCAACGGCTACCCAGATGATGAACGCTAAGGCCAGTTCCCTTCTGCTCCTGGATCAGAAAACCAAAAAACTTTATTTTAAGGTGGCAACAGGCGAGAAAAAGGATGATGTCAAAAATTTTGAAATCGAGATGGGACAGGGGATAGCCGGCTATGTAGCAGAAAAAGGGGAACCCCTTCTCGTTCCTGATGTCAGCAAGGATCCCCGTTGGCACAAAGAAATCAGCGAGTCCATAGGCTTTAAGACTCGTTCAATAGCTTGCGTGCCGATGAAGATAAAGGGTGAAACAATAGGAGTTGTCGAAATTATTGATAAAATAGACGGGGGTCGATTTCGCGAAGGGGATATTAAAATATTGGCCGTGTTTGCCGAACTGGCCGCGCTGGCTATCGGCAATGCCAGAAAAATTGAGCTTGTTACAAGAGAGGTCAGCGATCTTAAAAAACAACTCGCTGTCAAGTACCAGATGGTGGGGGATAGCAAGGCCTTAAGGCAGGTCATCTCCGATGCTCATAAGATCGCAAACTCAACAATAAGCACTCTTGTTTTGGGAGAGAGCGGAACCGGAAAAGAATTGCTGGCAAGGTTAATCCATTGGGCCGGCCCCAGAAAGAATAAGCCCATGATTCTTCTGAATTGTGCTGCCTTGCCGGAAACCCTGTTGGAAGATGAACTGTTCGGTCACGAAAAAGGGGCTTATACAGGGGCTATAGGCCAGAAGATCGGAAAATTTGAACTTGCAGATAGCGGCACCATCTTTCTGGACGAGATAGGAGAGATGAGCCCTGTGATGCAGGCAAAACTCCTTCAGGTATTGCAAGAAGGAGTATTTTATCGAGTTGGGGGCAATAAATCAATCTTCGTCGATGTAAGGGTCGTCTCAGCCACAAACAGAAACATTGTTGAGGCGGTCTCTGCGGGCCTGTTTCGAGAAGATTTATATTATCGCCTTAATGGTGTTCAGATTCACATGCCCTCCCTGAGAGCTAGAAAAGAGGATATTCCCCTGCTTGCCCAATATTTTCTCGATATCTTCAAACAGGAAAGGGGGTTGCCGTATTTAACAATTTCGGAAAAATCAATGGCGAATATGATGGAATATGACTGGCCGGGGAATGTTAGAGAATTGAGAAACGCCATAGAGCGGGCAGTGGTTATGGGAAACGGCAAGGAGATTTTGCCGGAAGATTTACCGATTCTTTCCTCAAGGCTAATGGACTCTGGTATGCGTGTGGGATTAACGCTGGAAGAGGCTGTTAACAACTTTAAGAAAGAGTTTATTGCCTTGAACCTCAGACATACTAAAGGGAACAGAAGCGAAGCTGCAAAAGCTATTGGTATACAAAGAACGTATCTGTCCCGACTTATTTCAAAATATAATCTCCAGAAAGTCAGACAAAAGGGCTCCTGA